The Thermostichus vulcanus str. 'Rupite' genome window below encodes:
- a CDS encoding type IV pilin protein, which yields MSAKLRHSLFRAKVSQSLLSQAKGFTLIELLVVIVIVGVLSAVAIPQFLNQIRRSRVAEAQAALTDVSRGSEAYRLDWTNYPSEYAAIGRGCSSDWCGPAKDKYQNDPWSAPNYGAPALLTDTPAQRGLIIAVLGNTDVNPAYVNVGGFPLLCELGLGKGEKAVSTGDYFVGKSCNVFDDQDSGVTITSGGLTLDPYGTGDVNYDLTDATGTTAF from the coding sequence ATGAGTGCAAAACTCCGTCATTCTCTATTTCGTGCGAAAGTCTCTCAATCGCTGCTTTCTCAGGCTAAGGGTTTTACCTTGATTGAGCTGCTGGTGGTGATTGTGATTGTGGGCGTGCTATCTGCAGTGGCGATTCCTCAGTTTCTCAACCAAATTCGTCGTTCTCGCGTGGCTGAGGCCCAAGCCGCTCTGACTGATGTCTCCCGAGGCTCTGAAGCTTATCGGTTGGATTGGACCAACTATCCCTCTGAGTACGCAGCAATTGGTCGGGGCTGTAGCTCTGATTGGTGTGGCCCTGCCAAAGACAAGTACCAGAATGATCCCTGGTCTGCGCCTAACTATGGTGCTCCTGCACTGCTTACAGATACCCCTGCTCAGCGGGGTTTGATCATTGCGGTTCTGGGCAATACGGACGTGAATCCGGCCTATGTGAACGTGGGTGGTTTCCCCCTTCTCTGTGAACTGGGCCTTGGGAAAGGGGAAAAAGCCGTATCCACGGGAGATTACTTTGTTGGAAAGTCTTGTAACGTGTTCGATGATCAGGATTCAGGGGTAACGATAACCTCAGGTGGTTTAACCCTGGATCCCTATGGTACAGGTGATGTAAATTACGACTTGACTGATGCAACCGGTACAACTGCATTCTAG